The following are from one region of the Nicotiana tabacum cultivar K326 chromosome 3, ASM71507v2, whole genome shotgun sequence genome:
- the LOC107762151 gene encoding putative NAD(P)H dehydrogenase (quinone) FQR1-like 2: protein MGKGGGCVPSKKKISKSTSHNPPPPIPAVEPDSATNDAVSATESARDSVPEKTQTQNLKIFIIFYSMYGHVESLARKMKKGVEAVDGVEAVLYRAPETLTEEVLVQMRAPVKDDSIPEIPSPDELAGADGFLFGFPTRYGSMAAQMKAFFDSTGQLWREQKLAGKPAGFFVSTGTQGGGQETTAWTAITQLAHHGMLFVPIGYTFGAGMFKMDSIRGGTPYGAGVFAGDGTREASETELALAEHQGKYMAAVVKKLQVHII from the exons ATGGGTAAAGGAGGTGGTTGTGTACCCAGCAAGAAAAAGATTTCCAAATCCACCTCCCACAATCCACCACCCCCCATCCCCGCCGTCGAGCCCGATTCTGccacaaacgacgccgtttcagcaACCGAATCCGCCAGAGACTCAGTTCCCGAAAAGACCCAGACCCAGAACCTGAAAATCTTCATCATATTTTATTCCATGTACGGACACGTGGAGAGCTTAGCAAGGAAAATGAAGAAAGGAGTAGAAGCAGTGGATGGTGTGGAAGCAGTTCTTTATCGGGCTCCCGAAACCCTAACAGAAGAGGTTCTCGTTCAAATGCGGGCCCCAGTGAAGGATGATTCAATTCCGGAAATACCCTCGCCAGATGAGCTTGCTGGTGCTGATGGGTTCTTGTTTGGGTTTCCGACTAGGTATGGGTCCATGGCGGCTCAAATGAAGGCGTTTTTTGATTCTACTGGACAGTTGTGGAGGGAGCAGAAGCTTGCGGGGAAGCCTGCTGGGTTTTTTGTTAGTACTGGGACTCAAGGAGGTGGACAAGAAACCACTGC TTGGACAGCTATCACCCAACTAGCCCACCATGGTATGCTGTTTGTTCCAATTGGATACACTTTTGGAGCTGGTATGTTCAAAATGGACTCCATCCGAGGGGGTACTCCGTATGGTGCTGGGGTCTTTGCTGGTGATGGCACAAGAGAAGCTAGTGAAACGGAGTTGGCGCTTGCTGAACACCAGGGCAAATATATGGCTGCAGTAGTCAAAAAGCTTCAGG TTCACATCATCTGA